In Mytilus edulis chromosome 6, xbMytEdul2.2, whole genome shotgun sequence, the following proteins share a genomic window:
- the LOC139526700 gene encoding putative uncharacterized protein FLJ45035, translating into MHTIISKINLSLHELIYFGIPHVSGTFSGIPHVSGTFSGIPHVSGTFSGIPHVSGTFSGIPHVSGTFSGIPHVSGTFSGIPHVSGTFSGIPHVSGTFSGIPHVSGTFSGIPHVSGTFSGIPHVSGTFSGIPHVSGTFSGISHVSSTFSGIPRVSGTFSGIPHVSGTFSGIPHVSGTFSQFLCPI; encoded by the coding sequence ATGCATACAATAATATCAAAAATTAACCTATCATTACATGAACTAATATATTTTGGTATACCTCATGTATCTGGTACATTCAGTGGTATACCTCATGTATCTGGTACATTTAGTGGTATACCTCATGTATCTGGTACATTCAGTGGTATACCTCATGTATCTGGTACATTCAGTGGTATACCTCATGTATCTGGTACATTCAGTGGTATACCTCATGTATCTGGTACATTTAGTGGTATACCTCATGTATCTGGTACATTCAGTGGTATACCTCATGTATCTGGTACATTCAGTGGTATACCTCATGTATCTGGTACATTTAGTGGTATACCTCATGTATCTGGTACATTCAGTGGTATACCTCATGTATCTGGTACATTCAGTGGTATACCTCATGTATCTGGTACATTTAGTGGTATATCTCATGTATCTAGTACATTCAGTGGTATACCTCGTGTATCTGGTACATTCAGTGGTATACCTCATGTATCTGGTACATTCAGTGGTATACCTCATGTATCTGGTACATTCagtcaatttttatgccccatctag